The proteins below come from a single Alligator mississippiensis isolate rAllMis1 chromosome 2, rAllMis1, whole genome shotgun sequence genomic window:
- the NFKB1 gene encoding nuclear factor NF-kappa-B p105 subunit isoform X4 — protein MVVGFANLGILHVTKKKVFETLETRMIDACKKGYNPGLLVHSELNYLQVEGCGERQLSDREKEIIRQAAFQQTKEMDLSVVRLMFTAFLPDSNGCFTRRLDPVISDPIYDSKAPNASNLKIVRMDRTAGCVTGGEEIYLLCDKVQKDDIQIRFYEEDENGGMWEGFGDFSPTDVHRQFAIVFKTPKYRDVNITKPASVFVQLRRKSDLETSEPKPFLYYPEVKDKEEVQRKRQKLMPNFSDSYGGGSGAGGGGGGMYGGGGGGAGSGFGYPSYGYTAFGGMHFHPGTTKSNTGMKHGLSSDGHEQDRESCNKHSDKQNVKHGGKKEISGRDDSRLCGNNEEEDATLSHTAQTDEANSRLQDGVFLEKAMQLAKRHANALFDYAVTGDVKMLLAVQRHLTAVQDDNGDNVLHLAIIHLHAELVGNLLEVMQDLNSDDIINMRNDLYQTPLHLAVITKQADVVEDLLKAGADVSSLDRHGNSVLHLAAQEGDDNILGILLKHKKTSLMINLSDGEGLSAIHMAVLANSMSCLRLLIAAGADINAQEQKSGRTALHLAVEQENISLAGCLLLEGDAYVDSTTYDGTTPLHIAAGRGSTKLTALLKAAGADPHVENFEPLFDPEDVKGNDDEDEGIVPGTTPLDMATSWEVYDILNGKPYESKVASDDLLAPGDMKELNEDSKMQLYKLLEVPDPNKNWSTLAQNLGLGILNNAFRLSPAPSKTLLDNYEVSGGTVKELVDALKQMGYTEAIEIIQKARSVPLTECSQENFTSKAPPLSPFVPSTKQQTGELYDIKFQDTESMCDSGVETSFRKLSFTCSESLNSKSSITLSKMALGYGQEHSIQGKI, from the exons ATGGTGGTAGG GTTTGCAAACCTTGGAATACTTCACGTCACCAAGAAGAAAGTATTTGAAACTCTAGAAACACGCATGATAGATGCCTGTAAAAAAGGATATAATCCCGGACTCTTGGTGCATTCTGAACTTAATTATCTCCAAgtagaaggatgtggagaaagaCAATTATCAG ATCGGGAAAAAGAAATCATTCGCCAGGCAGCATTTCAGCAGACAAAAGAGATGGATCTCAGCGTGGTGCGCCTTATGTTCACAGCCTTCCTCCCTGACAGCAATGGCTGCTTCACAAGAAGACTTGATCCTGTCATATCAGATCCCATATATGACAGCA AAGCCCCCAATGCATCCAATTTAAAGATTGTAAGAATGGACAGAACAGCAGGATGTGTGACAGGAGGAGAAGAAATTTACCTTCTCTGTGATAAGGTTCAAAAAG ATGACATTCAAATTCGTTTTTATGAGGAGGATGAAAATGGTGGAATGTGGGAAGGTTTTGGAGATTTTTCTCCTACAGATGTACATAGACAG TTTGCTATTGTGTTCAAAACCCCCAAGTACAGAGATGTCAATATCACAAAACCAGCATCTGTATTTGTTCAACTGCGGCGGAAATCTGATCTGGAAACAAGTGAACCAAAGCCTTTTCTGTACTATCCAGAAGTCAAAG ACAAAGAAGAAGTGCAGAGGAAGCGACAGAAGCTGATGCCTAACTTTTCTGACAGCTATGGTGGAGGCAGTGGTGCAGGAGGTGGCGGGGGTGGAATGTATGGCGGTggaggaggtggtgctggctcag GGTTTGGTTACCCTTCATATGGGTATACTGCTTTCGGAGGAATGCATTTCCACCCTGGTACAACAAAATCGAATACTGGAATGAAACATG GGCTTTCAAGTGATGGACATGAACAAGACAGGGAAAGCTGCAATAAGCACAGTGACAAGCAGAATGTGAAGCATGGTGGGAAAAAGGAGATCTCAGGCAGGGATGACTCCCGACTCTGTGGTAATAACGAGGAGGAGGATGCTACTTTGTCACATACAGCTCAAACAGATGAAGCCAACTCTAGGTTACAAG ATGGAGTGTTCCTGGAGAAGGCCATGCAGCTCGCTAAACGTCATGCCAATGCTCTTTTTGACTATGCTGTAACTGGAGATGTGAAGATGTTACTAGCTGTTCAGCGCCATCTCACTGCTGTCCAGGATGATAATGGTGACAA TGTACTTCATTTAGCAATTATCCACCTTCACGCTGAGCTGGTGGGAAACCTCTTAGAAGTGATGCAGGATTTGAATTCTGATGACATCATCAATATGAGAAATGATCTTTATCAG ACCCCCTTGCACTTGGCAGTTATCACAAAACAGGCAGATGTGGTGGAAGATCTGCTGAAGGCTGGGGCTGATGTCAGTTCTCTGGATCGACATGGGAACTCTGTCTTGCATTTAGCGGCCCAGGAGGGAGATGACAACATTTTGGGCATACTCCTTAAGCACAAGAAAACCTCTCTGATGATCAACCTTTCAGATGGAGAAG GTCTCAGTGCAATTCACATGGCAGTGCTAGCAAATAGCATGTCTTGCCTCAGGCTGCTGATTGCTGCTGGAGCTGACATCAACGCTCAGGAGCAAAAATCTGGACGAACTGCATTGCATCTGGCTGTTGAACAAGAGAACATCTCTTTGGCAGGCTGCCTTCTGCTTGAG GGCGACGCATATGTTGACAGCACTACATATGATGGAACCACTCCACTCCATATAGCAGCTGGAAGGGGCTCCACAAAACTGACAGCTCTTCTCAAAGCAGCAG GTGCAGATCCTCATGTTGAGAACTTTGAGCCATTGTTTGATCCAGAGGATGTGAAAGGCAATGATGATGAAGATGAAGGAATTGTACCTGGAACAACACCTTTGGACATGGCCACCAGCTGGGAG gtgtATGACATATTAAATGGCAAACCCTATGAATCAAAGGTGGCTTCTGATGACCTACTAGCACCAG GAGATATGAAAGAGCTGAATGAAGACTCCAAGATGCAGCTGTACAAGTTATTAGAAGTACCTGACCCAAACAAAAACTGGTCTACCCTGGCACAAAACCTGGGTCTTGGAATACTCAATAATGCTTTCAGATTGAGTCCTGCACCATCAAAAACTCTGCTAGATAACTATGAG GTTTCTGGTGGTACAGTAAAGGAGTTAGTCGATGCCTTGAAGCAAATGGGTTACACAGAAGCAATTGAAATCATTCAGAAAGCACGATCCGTCCCACTAACTGAGTGCAGCCAGGAGAATTTTACCTCCAAGGCTCCACCACTATCACCATTTGTTCCATCCACTAAACAACAGACAG